Proteins encoded within one genomic window of Acidithiobacillus sp. AMEEHan:
- the rplT gene encoding 50S ribosomal protein L20, which yields MPRVKRGVTAHARHKKVLARAKGFRGQRKSNFRIANQAVMKALVYAYRDRRTKKRDFRSLWIVRINAAARSEGLSYSRFINGLQRAGVRLDRKVLADLAVRDKAAFSRLVTVAKGQQDAA from the coding sequence ATGCCGAGAGTAAAACGGGGCGTTACCGCCCACGCCCGCCATAAGAAGGTTCTGGCGCGCGCCAAAGGTTTCCGTGGCCAGCGCAAGAGCAATTTCCGTATCGCCAACCAGGCGGTGATGAAGGCCTTGGTCTACGCCTATCGGGATCGCCGCACCAAGAAGCGCGATTTCCGTAGTCTGTGGATTGTCCGCATCAATGCCGCGGCGCGTTCCGAGGGCTTGAGTTACAGCCGCTTCATCAATGGCTTGCAGCGGGCTGGTGTGCGTCTCGATCGCAAGGTCCTGGCGGATCTCGCCGTGCGGGACAAGGCAGCGTTCTCTCGCTTGGTTACCGTCGCGAAGGGTCAGCAAGACGCCGCTTGA
- the rpmI gene encoding 50S ribosomal protein L35, which translates to MPKMKTNRGAAKRFKRTGSGKFKHRQAFLNHILTKKSTKRKRQLRHTLVTSGSEQAALRRMLPYV; encoded by the coding sequence ATGCCGAAGATGAAGACCAATCGCGGGGCCGCTAAGCGTTTCAAGCGCACCGGCTCGGGGAAATTCAAGCACCGGCAGGCGTTCTTGAATCACATCCTCACCAAGAAAAGCACCAAGCGCAAGCGTCAGCTGCGCCACACCCTGGTAACGTCTGGCAGTGAGCAGGCCGCATTGCGGCGCATGCTGCCCTACGTCTGA
- the nuoN gene encoding NADH-quinone oxidoreductase subunit NuoN — translation MQNALFHWTFAIPEIWVLAMACLVLLVDVFVGERQHGIAYVLSIFTLLAAMALTWLEMGQTGFAFFGQFHLDPFTGVASFFVELLTLLVLLYSRNYLLRRGLYRGEVFVLLLFALLGALILISGSNLLVLYLGLELLALSQYALVAFQRSNLRATEAGLKYFILGALASAFLLYGMSLLYGLTGTLDLHQIAIALVNMGSANYLLMLAVIFLVAGIAFKFGAAPFHMWLPDAYQGAPTAVTLFMSSVPKIAIFALFLRILVDGGYGSIEIWRQLFVALVVVSLLIGNVVAIAQTNLKRMLAYSTVGNMGFLALGIVAGTQNGLASAFFYAVVYAFMATAAFGLIVYLSREGFEAEEISDLRGLVRSHPWVAFLLLIIMFSLAGVPPTIGFYAKLAVFQALVEAHFIWLAVFGVLMAVVGAFYYLRVLKVALFDPPAEDLAYGADDPLAASVLTLNSLALLLLGIVPGAFLAFCYHALQGVL, via the coding sequence ATGCAGAACGCTCTGTTTCACTGGACCTTTGCCATTCCCGAAATTTGGGTGCTGGCAATGGCCTGCTTGGTGCTGTTGGTCGACGTCTTCGTTGGCGAGCGCCAGCACGGCATCGCCTACGTGCTCAGCATTTTCACCCTGCTCGCGGCTATGGCCCTGACGTGGTTGGAGATGGGCCAGACGGGATTTGCCTTCTTCGGGCAGTTCCATCTCGATCCCTTTACCGGTGTTGCAAGTTTCTTCGTCGAATTGCTGACCTTGCTGGTGCTGCTGTATTCCCGCAACTATTTGTTGCGACGCGGTTTGTACAGGGGTGAGGTATTCGTACTGCTGCTCTTTGCCTTGCTGGGGGCGCTGATCCTCATCTCCGGCTCCAACTTGCTGGTGCTGTATCTGGGGCTGGAGCTGCTCGCTCTCAGTCAGTATGCCTTGGTCGCTTTTCAGCGCAGCAATCTGCGCGCGACGGAGGCGGGGCTCAAATATTTCATTCTCGGCGCGCTGGCCTCGGCGTTTCTGCTCTATGGCATGTCCTTGCTTTACGGGCTCACCGGAACCCTCGATCTGCATCAGATCGCCATTGCCCTGGTCAATATGGGCAGTGCCAACTACCTGTTGATGCTCGCGGTGATCTTTCTGGTGGCGGGAATCGCCTTCAAATTCGGTGCGGCGCCATTCCATATGTGGTTACCGGATGCCTATCAGGGCGCGCCAACGGCAGTCACCTTGTTCATGTCTTCGGTTCCCAAGATTGCCATCTTTGCCCTGTTTCTGCGAATCCTGGTGGACGGCGGCTATGGTAGCATCGAGATCTGGCGGCAGCTTTTCGTTGCTTTGGTAGTCGTCTCGCTGCTGATCGGCAATGTGGTGGCCATTGCCCAGACCAACCTCAAGCGCATGTTGGCGTACTCGACGGTGGGCAACATGGGCTTTCTCGCCTTGGGGATCGTCGCCGGTACGCAGAATGGGCTGGCCAGCGCCTTCTTCTACGCGGTCGTCTACGCCTTCATGGCGACCGCCGCGTTCGGTTTGATTGTCTATCTCAGCCGCGAGGGCTTCGAGGCGGAAGAAATCAGCGACCTGCGCGGCTTGGTGCGTAGCCATCCCTGGGTTGCCTTCCTGCTGCTGATCATCATGTTCTCCCTCGCCGGCGTACCGCCAACCATTGGTTTTTATGCCAAACTCGCCGTCTTCCAGGCGCTTGTCGAAGCGCATTTTATCTGGTTGGCGGTCTTCGGTGTGCTGATGGCAGTGGTGGGTGCGTTCTACTATCTGCGGGTGCTCAAGGTTGCATTGTTCGATCCACCGGCGGAAGATTTGGCCTATGGTGCCGATGATCCGCTGGCCGCTTCCGTGCTTACGCTGAACAGTCTCGCTCTCTTGCTCCTCGGCATCGTCCCAGGCGCCTTTTTGGCGTTCTGTTACCACGCCTTACAGGGGGTGCTCTGA
- the thrS gene encoding threonine--tRNA ligase, which produces MPEIRLPDGSIRSFSAPLTGVELARNIGAGLAKAALALRVDGRLCDLSTPIDHDAEVSIVTMDSPEGLEILRHSTAHLLAQAVKELFPDVQVTIGPVIDNGFYYDFAAAKPFTPEDLEAISTRMRELVKADLPVQREVVSRDVAIERFHALGEEYKVQIIKDIPEGEELSLYHQGDFFDLCRGPHVPRTGMLGAFALRSVAGAYWRGDSRNPMLQRVYGTAWATQKDLDAFLLQQAEAERRDHRKIGTELELFSIQEDAGGGLVFWHPQGARVRRVIEDFWRAAHTEAGYELLFTPHIAHEDLWYTSGHKDFYAESMFQPMEDEGQPYQLKPMNCPFHILVYKSKLRSYRELPIRWAELGTVYRHEMSGALHGLMRVRGFTQDDAHIFCRPDQIEVEIAGVLALTQRILGTFGFDRYEINLSTRPKGSVGSDEIWDTATKALEAALQRAGLDYQIDAGGGAFYGPKIDLKIEDAIGRKWQCSTIQLDFNLPERFAMEYVAEDSSRQVPIMIHRAIFGSVERFFGVLIEHYEGKFPFWLAPTQVVVAPISEQHSDYAEHAANQLRAQGLRVETDLRSEKIGYKIRAHTLRRVPFMAIVGEREKSEGTVSLRDRNGTDLGAIPLEMLGKTLQRLDTRRQQALELA; this is translated from the coding sequence ATGCCTGAGATCCGTCTGCCGGATGGTTCCATACGTTCCTTTTCGGCACCCCTGACCGGTGTGGAACTGGCGCGCAACATTGGCGCTGGTTTGGCCAAGGCCGCGTTGGCGTTGCGCGTTGACGGCCGCCTCTGTGATCTCAGTACCCCCATCGACCACGATGCTGAGGTGAGCATCGTTACCATGGACAGTCCCGAGGGGCTGGAGATTCTCCGGCACTCCACCGCCCACCTCCTGGCGCAGGCAGTCAAGGAACTCTTTCCAGATGTGCAGGTGACGATTGGCCCGGTGATCGACAACGGCTTCTACTACGATTTTGCCGCGGCCAAGCCGTTTACGCCGGAAGACCTGGAGGCCATCAGCACCAGAATGCGGGAGCTGGTGAAAGCCGATCTGCCGGTGCAGCGGGAAGTCGTCAGTCGTGATGTGGCGATCGAACGTTTCCACGCCTTGGGTGAAGAGTACAAGGTGCAGATCATCAAAGACATCCCAGAGGGAGAGGAATTGAGCCTCTATCACCAGGGAGATTTCTTTGACCTCTGTCGCGGTCCGCATGTGCCGCGTACCGGAATGCTCGGCGCATTTGCTCTGCGCAGTGTGGCAGGTGCCTACTGGCGGGGGGATTCCCGCAACCCCATGCTGCAACGGGTCTACGGGACCGCTTGGGCGACGCAGAAAGATCTCGATGCCTTTCTGTTGCAACAGGCGGAGGCCGAGCGTCGCGATCATCGTAAGATCGGTACCGAACTTGAGCTCTTCTCCATTCAGGAAGACGCTGGCGGTGGCCTGGTCTTCTGGCATCCCCAGGGAGCGCGAGTGCGGCGGGTGATTGAGGATTTCTGGCGTGCCGCCCATACCGAGGCGGGCTACGAATTGCTTTTTACCCCGCACATCGCCCACGAAGACCTTTGGTACACTTCGGGGCACAAGGACTTCTACGCCGAATCGATGTTCCAGCCCATGGAAGACGAGGGGCAGCCGTATCAGCTCAAGCCGATGAACTGCCCTTTCCACATCCTGGTGTACAAGAGCAAGCTGCGGTCCTATCGCGAATTGCCGATCCGCTGGGCGGAGCTCGGGACCGTGTATCGGCACGAAATGTCGGGCGCCTTGCACGGTCTGATGCGGGTGCGTGGTTTTACTCAGGATGACGCGCATATCTTCTGTCGGCCGGATCAGATCGAGGTGGAAATCGCCGGAGTGCTGGCATTGACACAGCGCATTCTTGGCACTTTTGGCTTTGACCGTTACGAGATCAACCTCTCGACGCGGCCCAAGGGCTCGGTGGGCAGTGATGAGATCTGGGACACGGCAACCAAGGCCCTGGAAGCCGCTTTGCAGCGGGCCGGTCTCGACTACCAGATCGACGCCGGTGGTGGTGCTTTTTACGGTCCGAAGATCGATCTCAAGATCGAGGATGCGATCGGTCGCAAATGGCAATGCAGTACCATCCAGCTCGACTTCAATCTGCCGGAGCGCTTTGCCATGGAGTATGTCGCCGAGGACAGCAGCCGGCAGGTGCCGATCATGATCCACCGCGCCATCTTCGGCTCGGTCGAGCGGTTTTTTGGTGTACTCATCGAGCATTATGAGGGCAAATTCCCCTTCTGGTTGGCGCCGACGCAGGTGGTGGTGGCGCCAATCAGCGAGCAGCACAGCGACTATGCTGAGCACGCGGCCAACCAATTGCGTGCACAAGGCCTGCGCGTAGAAACGGACTTGAGAAGCGAGAAGATCGGCTATAAAATACGCGCCCACACTTTGCGGCGGGTGCCGTTCATGGCTATCGTCGGCGAGCGGGAAAAGAGCGAGGGTACGGTCAGTCTGCGGGATCGGAATGGCACGGATCTTGGTGCCATCCCGCTGGAAATGTTGGGGAAGACTTTGCAACGCTTGGATACACGACGGCAGCAGGCCTTGGAACTGGCCTAG
- the infC gene encoding translation initiation factor IF-3 produces MATEKEIRINREILAAKVRLIGDDGEQLGIVPLHEALAAAEEADLDLVEIAPQAVPPVCRVMDYGKFRFQESKRQHEARKKQKQSQVKEIKFRPRTDEADYQIKLRNIIRFLEDGDRAKVTLRFRGREMSHPELGMELLNRVEADLQEMGVVEQRPRMEGRQMVMVIAPKKK; encoded by the coding sequence ATCGCGACGGAAAAAGAGATCCGCATCAATCGGGAAATTCTTGCGGCAAAGGTTCGGTTGATTGGGGACGACGGAGAGCAGTTGGGTATCGTTCCCTTGCATGAGGCTCTTGCCGCCGCCGAAGAGGCGGATCTTGATCTTGTGGAGATCGCCCCGCAAGCAGTCCCCCCGGTCTGTCGGGTCATGGATTACGGAAAGTTTCGTTTTCAGGAAAGCAAGCGGCAACACGAGGCGCGGAAGAAGCAGAAGCAGAGCCAAGTCAAGGAGATCAAGTTTCGACCGCGTACGGACGAGGCAGATTATCAGATCAAGCTCCGCAACATCATACGCTTTCTGGAAGATGGCGATCGAGCGAAGGTCACCCTGCGTTTTCGTGGGCGAGAGATGAGTCACCCAGAATTGGGTATGGAACTGCTCAACCGGGTGGAAGCGGATTTGCAGGAAATGGGTGTGGTCGAGCAGCGGCCACGTATGGAAGGGCGGCAGATGGTCATGGTCATCGCCCCCAAAAAGAAATAG
- a CDS encoding DUF2818 family protein, with protein sequence MAMQQWAMIYILVSFIAANLPWLSRKRFVFGSRNPKKTLPWYLGEWFAMYVLMGLIGMGLERFLVGHNHAQGWEFYVIALCMFAVFAIPGFIWRFNIVPMLRRS encoded by the coding sequence ATGGCTATGCAACAATGGGCAATGATCTACATTCTGGTATCGTTCATCGCTGCGAATCTTCCGTGGCTGAGCCGCAAGCGTTTTGTCTTTGGCAGTCGCAATCCGAAGAAGACCTTGCCCTGGTACCTTGGCGAGTGGTTTGCCATGTACGTCCTTATGGGGCTCATTGGTATGGGCCTGGAGCGTTTTCTGGTTGGTCATAATCACGCGCAGGGCTGGGAATTCTACGTGATTGCCCTGTGCATGTTTGCGGTTTTCGCCATTCCCGGCTTTATCTGGCGCTTCAACATTGTGCCGATGCTGCGCCGATCTTGA
- a CDS encoding NADH-quinone oxidoreductase subunit M, with protein sequence MHSFGLLSAAIWVPIVGGFLVLALGDRAGGNPARWLALLVSLLTFAITLPLFTSFDTHTAAMQFVERVPWIPAFHIEYFLGIDGISLWFILLTSFLTVLVVVASWRNVSMRIAQYLAAFLIMDGLMIGVFCALDAILFYVFWEAMLIPMFLIIGVWGGPRRVYATIKFFLYTFLGSVLMLVAFLYLYFHSGDSFSLLAFQKTPLGANAQIWIFLAFLIAFAVKIPMWPVHTWLPDAHVEAPTGGSVILAAIMLKMGAYGFLRLSLPITPDASHQLAWLMITLSLIAIVYIALVAIVQQDMKKLIAYSSIAHMGFVTLGFFVFTQTAIEGAIIQMLSHGFVSAAMFLCVGVLYDRMHTRDIQAYGGVANVMPIFASLMMLFAMANVGLPGTSGFVGEFMVVLGTYQVYPWPAIIAATGLITGAGYTLWLFKRVIFGGIIHAEVAALNDLNGREILVLGALAGLVLLQGVWPAPFLDIVHQSVAHLLQQVATSKVPG encoded by the coding sequence ATGCATTCCTTTGGCCTTCTCAGTGCTGCCATCTGGGTGCCCATCGTTGGTGGTTTTCTCGTTCTCGCGTTGGGCGATCGTGCCGGCGGCAACCCGGCACGCTGGCTGGCGTTGTTGGTATCGCTGCTGACCTTTGCCATCACCTTGCCGCTATTCACGAGCTTCGATACCCATACGGCAGCGATGCAATTTGTCGAGCGCGTCCCGTGGATCCCGGCGTTTCACATCGAGTATTTCCTCGGTATCGATGGGATTTCTCTCTGGTTCATCTTGCTCACCAGTTTTCTGACGGTGCTGGTGGTGGTCGCCTCCTGGCGCAATGTCTCAATGCGTATCGCCCAGTATCTGGCCGCCTTCCTGATCATGGACGGGCTGATGATCGGGGTTTTCTGCGCCCTTGATGCCATCCTCTTTTATGTATTCTGGGAGGCGATGCTCATTCCCATGTTCCTCATCATCGGGGTCTGGGGCGGGCCACGCCGGGTCTATGCCACCATCAAGTTCTTTCTCTACACCTTCCTCGGTTCGGTCTTGATGCTGGTGGCCTTTCTGTACCTCTATTTTCATAGCGGCGACAGCTTCAGTCTGCTGGCTTTTCAGAAAACGCCCTTGGGCGCCAACGCACAGATCTGGATTTTCCTGGCCTTTCTGATCGCCTTTGCGGTGAAAATCCCCATGTGGCCGGTACACACCTGGTTACCCGACGCCCACGTCGAGGCCCCTACAGGGGGATCGGTGATTTTGGCGGCGATCATGCTGAAAATGGGGGCCTACGGTTTTTTACGGCTGAGTCTGCCCATCACCCCGGATGCCAGCCATCAACTCGCGTGGTTGATGATTACCCTATCGCTGATCGCCATCGTCTATATCGCCCTGGTTGCCATCGTGCAGCAGGACATGAAGAAGCTGATTGCCTACTCCTCCATCGCGCACATGGGTTTTGTCACCCTCGGTTTTTTCGTTTTTACTCAGACGGCGATAGAGGGTGCGATCATCCAGATGCTTTCGCATGGCTTTGTCAGTGCCGCGATGTTTCTCTGCGTGGGTGTGCTCTACGACCGCATGCATACCCGCGATATTCAGGCCTATGGTGGAGTCGCTAACGTGATGCCGATCTTTGCCAGCCTGATGATGCTTTTTGCCATGGCTAATGTCGGTCTACCGGGCACCTCGGGCTTCGTCGGAGAGTTCATGGTAGTGCTGGGCACTTATCAGGTATATCCCTGGCCGGCGATCATTGCTGCAACCGGGCTGATTACCGGCGCTGGCTATACCCTCTGGCTTTTCAAGCGGGTGATCTTCGGCGGCATCATTCATGCCGAGGTGGCCGCCCTCAATGACCTCAATGGCCGTGAGATTCTGGTCCTGGGGGCTTTGGCGGGCTTGGTGCTGCTGCAGGGTGTGTGGCCGGCTCCTTTCCTCGACATCGTTCACCAATCGGTGGCGCACCTCCTGCAGCAGGTTGCCACCAGTAAAGTTCCTGGTTGA
- the pheT gene encoding phenylalanine--tRNA ligase subunit beta has protein sequence MRVALEWLREYLDTERSAAELAEILSMIGLEVEAVEAAAADFSGVLVGRVLRVWAHPSADKLRVAEVDLGAGNHRQIVCGAANLREDMVVAAALPGARLPHMEIAEADLRGVRSAGMLCSAAELEIDDGSSGILELDADAPIGVDLRRYLRLDDPVFTLGLTPNRGDAFSILGVARDLAARGAGRFLAPTLPQAAWLPEPSSTQLTSAFSLRIADAALEACGSYSALQLEALPQRLPDRWRERLRRAGQKSIAPMVDWLNVWMLALGQPMHAFDAEKIQQGIEVRWARAGEVLDALDGRDLALDEDMLVIADAAGPVALAGIIGGRRTAVSAGTRLVLLEAAYFAARAVQGRARRLGLQTEAAQRYERGVDFRLALPAALALAEQCGVRCVAGATVSGTEPRLSEIRLRPQRIARVLGTEIAAETIFRQLQALGCQIRADGSEYLVLPPSHRYDLRIEADLIEELGRLTGYEHLPTLRPHAILRPLHSADGHRRALMALLSARGYSEIISYSFIAPELQARFYPGVESPVLQNPISADMAVMRAGIWPGLLQTLSFNRNRQQDRQRFFEIGRVFTDQTQRLQMAGAMLGAAKADSWLGKGRASDFFDLKGDVEALLGVWPQRCFHFAKVADPALHPGQSAEIFWGERVVGRLGALHPALAESYDVTEPVWLFALDLELLLEPSELPRFQSLSPFPSVRRDLALLVPEELTAGDVLAVLRGAESPLLQEVSVFDRYIGKSLADGQVGLGVRLQFQGQTSTLTEAQVQEEVDRLLQALQQVAPIALRN, from the coding sequence ATGCGCGTGGCATTGGAGTGGTTGCGGGAGTATCTGGATACCGAGCGTTCGGCCGCAGAGCTGGCCGAAATCCTCAGCATGATCGGCTTGGAGGTCGAGGCGGTGGAAGCCGCAGCTGCGGATTTCTCCGGGGTGCTGGTCGGACGGGTTCTGCGGGTCTGGGCACATCCTTCCGCTGACAAGCTGCGGGTGGCGGAAGTCGATCTTGGTGCCGGGAACCACCGTCAGATCGTTTGTGGCGCAGCCAATCTGCGGGAGGATATGGTCGTTGCGGCGGCCTTGCCTGGCGCGCGGCTCCCGCACATGGAGATTGCCGAGGCCGACCTGCGTGGTGTGCGCTCGGCGGGGATGCTCTGTTCGGCGGCGGAGTTGGAAATCGACGATGGCAGCAGCGGCATACTCGAACTGGATGCGGATGCCCCAATCGGTGTGGATCTGCGCAGGTACCTGCGCCTCGATGATCCGGTCTTTACTCTGGGACTTACCCCGAATCGCGGGGATGCCTTCTCGATTCTGGGGGTGGCGCGGGACCTGGCGGCGCGTGGTGCCGGCCGTTTTCTGGCACCGACGTTGCCGCAGGCCGCTTGGCTGCCAGAGCCAAGCAGCACGCAGTTGACCAGTGCATTTTCGCTACGGATTGCCGACGCGGCTCTGGAAGCCTGTGGCAGCTACTCTGCCCTGCAATTGGAAGCGTTGCCGCAGCGTCTACCAGACCGCTGGCGCGAGCGCCTCCGTCGCGCTGGGCAGAAATCCATTGCGCCCATGGTCGATTGGCTAAATGTATGGATGTTGGCGCTGGGGCAACCCATGCATGCCTTCGACGCCGAAAAGATTCAGCAGGGAATCGAGGTGCGTTGGGCGCGCGCGGGAGAGGTGCTGGATGCCCTCGACGGCCGTGATCTGGCCCTCGACGAGGACATGCTGGTGATCGCCGATGCGGCGGGTCCCGTGGCCCTGGCAGGGATCATTGGTGGGCGTCGTACTGCCGTATCGGCGGGTACCCGCTTGGTACTGTTGGAGGCGGCATACTTTGCCGCGCGGGCCGTGCAGGGCCGCGCCCGCCGTCTGGGATTGCAGACGGAAGCGGCGCAACGTTACGAGCGTGGAGTGGATTTTCGCCTGGCGTTGCCTGCCGCCCTTGCCCTGGCCGAGCAGTGTGGCGTTCGTTGTGTGGCGGGGGCGACGGTATCGGGTACAGAACCAAGATTGTCGGAAATTCGTTTGCGGCCACAGCGCATTGCTCGGGTACTGGGTACAGAGATCGCGGCAGAGACGATCTTCCGGCAGCTCCAGGCGCTGGGTTGCCAAATCCGGGCCGACGGCAGCGAGTACCTTGTGCTTCCTCCCAGCCATCGCTACGACCTGCGCATTGAGGCTGATCTCATCGAGGAACTAGGTCGCCTTACCGGCTATGAACATCTGCCGACCCTGCGACCGCATGCCATCCTTCGTCCATTGCATAGTGCAGACGGGCATCGGCGTGCCCTGATGGCCTTGCTCAGTGCTCGTGGATATAGCGAGATCATCAGTTATAGCTTCATCGCCCCAGAACTGCAGGCGCGGTTCTACCCTGGAGTGGAGTCTCCGGTGCTGCAAAACCCCATTTCCGCCGATATGGCCGTCATGCGTGCCGGGATTTGGCCAGGACTTTTGCAAACCCTGAGTTTCAATCGCAATCGGCAGCAGGATCGTCAGCGCTTCTTTGAGATCGGGCGGGTCTTCACCGATCAGACGCAGCGTCTACAAATGGCTGGGGCGATGCTGGGTGCAGCCAAAGCCGACTCCTGGCTGGGAAAGGGCAGAGCCAGCGATTTTTTCGATCTCAAGGGCGACGTCGAGGCCTTGCTCGGAGTCTGGCCGCAGCGTTGCTTCCATTTTGCCAAGGTTGCCGATCCGGCCTTGCATCCCGGGCAAAGTGCCGAGATTTTCTGGGGCGAGCGGGTGGTAGGTCGCTTGGGTGCCCTGCACCCAGCGCTCGCGGAGAGCTATGATGTTACGGAGCCCGTCTGGCTCTTTGCCCTGGATCTCGAACTATTGTTGGAACCGTCGGAATTGCCGCGTTTTCAGTCGCTATCTCCGTTTCCCTCCGTGCGCCGCGATTTGGCCTTGTTGGTGCCGGAGGAGTTGACTGCGGGCGATGTTCTGGCGGTTTTGCGTGGAGCGGAGTCCCCGCTATTGCAGGAAGTGTCTGTGTTTGACCGGTATATTGGCAAAAGCCTCGCGGATGGGCAGGTAGGTTTGGGCGTACGTTTGCAGTTTCAGGGGCAAACGAGCACTCTGACAGAAGCACAGGTACAGGAAGAAGTGGATCGGCTGCTGCAGGCACTGCAACAAGTCGCTCCCATTGCGTTGCGCAACTAG
- the pheS gene encoding phenylalanine--tRNA ligase subunit alpha, translated as MVENAVSPASVVELAKAVARIQQLTELEQLRVQWLGKKGLITRAMQGLGALDPEQRRVRGAELNEQKETIQQLLEQRRAELEEELLQQRLASESVDVTLPGRDAERGSLHPVRQTLHWIEDYFSRLGFDVADGPELEDDFHNFTALNIPEDHPARAMHDTFYVQDGRVLRTHTSPVQIRYLEQHQPPLRMIATGRVYRRDSDITHTPMFHQVEGLYLDEAASFADLRGLLADFLQEFFDNSALPVRFRPSYFPFTEPSAEVDVGCVICHGKGCRVCKDTGWLEVLGCGMVHPSVLSTVAVDQERFTGFAFGLGVERLTMLRYGIDDLRLFFENDLRFLRQFA; from the coding sequence ATGGTGGAGAATGCAGTGTCGCCGGCCTCTGTCGTGGAGTTGGCCAAAGCCGTAGCCAGGATTCAGCAGCTCACCGAACTTGAGCAGCTGCGCGTGCAGTGGCTTGGGAAAAAGGGTCTCATAACCCGAGCAATGCAGGGCTTGGGCGCACTGGATCCGGAACAGCGGCGGGTCCGTGGCGCGGAGCTCAACGAGCAGAAAGAGACGATCCAGCAGCTGTTGGAGCAGCGCCGCGCAGAACTGGAAGAGGAGCTGCTGCAGCAACGTCTGGCAAGCGAATCCGTGGATGTTACCCTGCCGGGCAGAGATGCTGAGCGGGGTTCACTGCATCCAGTTCGGCAAACTCTCCATTGGATCGAGGATTATTTTTCCCGCCTGGGCTTCGACGTGGCCGATGGGCCAGAACTCGAAGACGATTTTCACAACTTCACCGCCCTCAACATTCCCGAAGACCACCCGGCGCGGGCGATGCACGATACGTTCTATGTCCAGGATGGGCGTGTACTGCGAACCCACACCTCGCCGGTTCAGATTCGTTACCTGGAGCAGCATCAGCCGCCCTTGCGCATGATTGCGACTGGGCGAGTCTATCGGCGTGATTCCGATATCACCCACACGCCGATGTTTCATCAGGTGGAAGGTCTGTATCTGGATGAAGCTGCGAGCTTTGCCGATCTGCGCGGTCTGTTGGCCGACTTTCTGCAGGAGTTCTTTGACAACAGCGCGCTGCCGGTGCGCTTTCGTCCCTCCTATTTCCCTTTCACCGAGCCCTCGGCAGAGGTGGATGTCGGTTGCGTCATCTGTCACGGGAAAGGATGCCGTGTCTGCAAGGATACTGGCTGGTTAGAGGTTCTTGGCTGCGGCATGGTGCATCCGAGTGTGCTCTCCACCGTAGCGGTCGATCAGGAGCGTTTTACCGGCTTTGCCTTCGGTCTGGGGGTGGAACGACTGACCATGCTGCGCTATGGCATCGACGACCTGCGCCTCTTCTTCGAAAATGACTTGCGCTTTTTGCGCCAGTTTGCGTAG